From Acinetobacter lwoffii, a single genomic window includes:
- a CDS encoding ribonucleoside-diphosphate reductase subunit alpha — MSVITSTPGQLQVIKRTGDVAAFDAEKISVAIGKAFLAVEGQQSADSSRIHDRIEQLTEMVLNTFKRRLPSGGTIHIEEIQDQVELALMRTGEQKVARSYVIYREQRSEARKQLGAHHHPTLQITDAEGKLKPLDLSALTAHVTKAAEGLEGIDVQAIVDETVKNLYNGVKESDISTTMMMATRTRIEQEPNYTYVTARLLRDDLVATGLKFLGLSTETNEGDALETFLKKGIELELLSPELLNFDLAKLAAAIQPERSNQFTYLGLQTLFDRYFIHSDGVRFELPQLFFMRVSMGLSLNEENREDRAIEFYNLLSSFDYMASTPTLFNSGTLRPQLSSCYLTTIDDDLYDIYGAMRDNAMLSKWAGGLGNDWTPVRALNSYIKGTNGKSQGVVPFLKVANDTAVAVNQGGKRKGAVCAYLETWHLDIEEFLELRKNTGDDRRRTHDMNTANWVPDLFMQRVFEDAEWTLFTPSETPDLHDLTGAEFAERYAHYEAIAKETNMLHKKIRAKDLWRKMLSMLFETGHPWITFKDVCNLRSPQQHVGVVHSSNLCTEITLNTSKEEIAVCNLGSINLVQHVQGGVLDREKLARTVKTAVRMLDNVIDINYYAVPQARNSNLKHRPVGMGIMGFQDALYEMNLAYGSDAAVEFADESMEVISYYAISTSSDLAVERGTYETFKGSLWDQGILPIDSLDLVAKTRPERMFEVDRTQRLDWDTLRAKVQKDGMRNSNVMAIAPTATISNICGVSQSIEPTFQNLYVKSNLSGEFTVINPYLVRALKERGLWDAVMVNDLKHFEGSVQKISRIPEELKAIFATAFEVETRWIVDAASRRQKWIDQAQSLNLYIAGANGKKLDITYKMAWLRGLKTTYYLRALGATSAEKSTINTGALNAVKPATVAAPVVAAAPVVEAQKPEAPAEEEGFAQAAPVPMACSIDNPDCEACQ; from the coding sequence ATGAGCGTAATCACTTCAACTCCTGGTCAACTTCAGGTGATTAAACGCACCGGTGATGTTGCCGCTTTTGATGCAGAAAAAATTTCTGTCGCAATTGGTAAAGCGTTTTTGGCGGTTGAAGGCCAACAAAGCGCTGACTCGAGCCGGATCCATGATCGTATCGAGCAACTGACGGAAATGGTATTAAATACCTTTAAACGTCGTTTACCTTCTGGCGGAACGATTCATATTGAAGAAATTCAAGACCAAGTTGAACTTGCGCTAATGCGTACGGGCGAACAGAAAGTTGCACGCTCTTATGTCATTTACCGTGAACAACGTTCTGAAGCACGTAAACAGTTAGGTGCTCATCATCACCCCACCCTGCAAATTACTGATGCTGAAGGCAAACTTAAGCCACTGGATTTAAGTGCTTTAACTGCGCATGTTACTAAAGCAGCAGAAGGCCTTGAAGGCATTGATGTACAAGCGATTGTCGATGAGACTGTGAAAAACTTGTACAACGGCGTAAAAGAGTCTGACATCTCGACCACGATGATGATGGCGACCCGTACCCGTATCGAGCAAGAACCTAACTATACGTATGTGACTGCACGTTTGTTACGTGATGACCTGGTTGCAACTGGTTTGAAATTCCTGGGTCTGTCTACAGAGACCAATGAAGGCGATGCACTTGAGACTTTCCTGAAGAAAGGGATCGAGCTTGAGCTGCTTTCTCCAGAATTGCTGAACTTTGACCTTGCGAAATTGGCAGCGGCGATTCAACCAGAACGCTCGAACCAGTTTACCTACTTAGGTCTGCAAACCTTATTTGACCGTTACTTCATTCATTCAGATGGCGTACGTTTCGAATTACCGCAATTGTTCTTTATGCGTGTTTCTATGGGCTTGTCGCTCAATGAAGAAAACCGTGAAGACCGCGCGATTGAGTTCTATAACTTATTGTCTAGCTTCGACTACATGGCATCGACGCCTACCCTGTTTAACTCAGGTACGCTACGTCCACAGTTGTCTAGCTGCTACTTAACAACCATTGATGATGACCTGTATGACATTTATGGCGCGATGCGTGATAACGCAATGCTGTCTAAATGGGCAGGCGGTTTGGGTAATGACTGGACGCCAGTCCGTGCCTTGAACTCATACATCAAAGGGACTAACGGTAAATCTCAAGGTGTAGTTCCGTTCTTGAAAGTAGCGAACGATACGGCTGTTGCGGTTAACCAAGGTGGTAAGCGTAAAGGTGCAGTTTGTGCATACTTAGAAACCTGGCACCTAGACATCGAAGAATTCTTGGAACTGCGTAAGAACACCGGTGATGACCGTCGTCGTACCCACGACATGAACACTGCGAACTGGGTTCCTGACCTGTTCATGCAACGTGTATTCGAAGATGCGGAATGGACACTGTTCACCCCTTCTGAAACGCCTGATCTGCATGATTTGACTGGTGCTGAATTCGCTGAGCGTTATGCACATTACGAAGCGATTGCCAAAGAAACAAACATGTTGCACAAAAAAATCCGTGCAAAAGATTTGTGGCGCAAAATGCTGTCTATGCTGTTTGAAACAGGTCACCCGTGGATCACATTCAAAGATGTATGTAACCTGCGTTCACCACAACAACACGTTGGTGTAGTTCACTCTTCTAACTTATGTACAGAAATTACTTTGAACACCAGCAAAGAAGAAATCGCAGTTTGTAACCTGGGTTCAATCAACCTGGTACAACACGTTCAAGGCGGTGTACTAGATCGCGAAAAGCTTGCTCGCACAGTAAAAACTGCCGTTCGTATGCTCGACAACGTGATTGACATCAACTACTACGCTGTTCCGCAAGCGCGTAACTCGAACCTGAAACACCGTCCAGTCGGTATGGGTATCATGGGCTTCCAGGATGCACTGTATGAGATGAACCTTGCTTATGGTTCTGATGCTGCGGTTGAGTTTGCTGATGAATCGATGGAAGTGATTTCGTACTACGCGATTTCAACATCTAGCGATTTGGCTGTTGAACGTGGTACATACGAAACATTCAAAGGTTCATTGTGGGATCAAGGTATCCTACCAATCGACTCGCTTGATCTGGTTGCGAAAACTCGTCCAGAACGCATGTTCGAAGTCGACCGCACTCAACGTCTGGACTGGGATACTTTACGTGCCAAAGTTCAAAAAGACGGTATGCGTAACTCGAACGTGATGGCGATTGCACCAACAGCTACGATTTCGAACATCTGTGGCGTGTCTCAATCCATTGAGCCAACCTTCCAGAACTTGTATGTGAAATCAAACCTGTCTGGTGAATTCACAGTGATCAATCCGTACCTGGTACGTGCGTTGAAAGAACGTGGTCTTTGGGATGCTGTGATGGTCAATGACCTGAAACACTTCGAAGGTTCTGTTCAGAAGATTTCCCGTATTCCTGAAGAGCTTAAAGCCATCTTCGCGACTGCGTTTGAAGTTGAAACTCGCTGGATCGTGGATGCTGCTTCACGTCGTCAAAAATGGATCGACCAAGCGCAGTCTCTTAACCTTTACATCGCTGGTGCAAACGGCAAAAAACTGGACATCACTTACAAGATGGCCTGGTTACGTGGTCTTAAGACGACTTATTACCTTCGTGCATTGGGTGCGACTTCTGCTGAGAAATCAACCATTAACACTGGCGCATTGAACGCAGTTAAACCTGCAACTGTTGCGGCGCCTGTTGTAGCAGCAGCTCCTGTCGTTGAAGCGCAAAAACCTGAAGCTCCTGCAGAGGAAGAAGGTTTTGCTCAAGCGGCGCCAGTGCCAATGGCATGTTCGATTGACAACCCTGATTGTGAAGCTTGTCAATAA
- a CDS encoding DUF2188 domain-containing protein: MSKSNDRMVYQRGNEWVNKANGNSTASSIHSTQRDAINSARTMLKNSGGGELTIKGTNQLIRQKDTISPGNDPRNIKG, encoded by the coding sequence ATGAGCAAATCAAATGACCGTATGGTATATCAACGTGGAAATGAATGGGTAAATAAAGCAAATGGTAATTCTACCGCTTCATCCATTCACTCAACACAACGTGATGCAATAAACTCAGCTAGAACTATGTTAAAAAACTCTGGCGGAGGAGAATTGACAATCAAAGGTACTAATCAATTGATTCGTCAAAAAGACACAATTTCCCCAGGAAATGATCCAAGAAACATAAAAGGCTAA
- a CDS encoding ribonucleotide-diphosphate reductase subunit beta has translation MSILSWDDFEDDSQKPAAPEQQPAPVEPQKATNSQMVSDAGNASPDVAAAQPLRATQNRGSNPTDSLARASASLEQLDVAPGLEELEMGAQRVQVDDKAMINCRADLNQLVPFKYEWAWQKYLDGCANHWMPQEVNMNHDIALWKSENGLTEDERTIVMRSLGFFSTADSLVANNLVLAIYRHITNPECRQYILRQAFEEAIHTHAYQYCIESLGMDEGEVFNMYREVPSVARKAAWGLKYTQSLSDPTFKTGTPENDQILLRNLIAFYCVLEGIFFYCGFSQILSMGRRNKMNGVAEQFQYILRDESMHLNFGIDMINQIKIENPGLWTTEFQEEIIQMILEGTMLEIEYARDTMPRGVLGMNAGMMEEYLKFIANRRLAQLGLPEQFAGVNNPFQWMSEMMDLRKEKNFFETRVTDYQTGGALSW, from the coding sequence ATGTCTATCCTAAGTTGGGACGATTTCGAAGATGATTCGCAAAAACCGGCTGCACCTGAACAGCAGCCTGCGCCCGTCGAGCCGCAAAAAGCGACTAATTCACAGATGGTATCTGATGCAGGCAACGCATCGCCGGATGTGGCAGCTGCACAACCCCTTAGAGCCACTCAAAACCGAGGATCAAATCCAACCGATTCGCTGGCAAGAGCATCTGCTTCCCTAGAGCAACTTGATGTTGCTCCAGGTCTGGAAGAGCTTGAAATGGGTGCGCAACGTGTACAAGTTGATGACAAGGCAATGATCAACTGTCGTGCTGACTTGAACCAGCTTGTACCGTTCAAATACGAATGGGCTTGGCAGAAGTATCTGGACGGATGTGCAAACCACTGGATGCCGCAAGAAGTCAACATGAACCACGACATCGCGCTGTGGAAGTCTGAAAATGGCTTGACTGAAGATGAACGTACCATCGTGATGCGTTCACTTGGTTTCTTCTCGACTGCCGATTCACTGGTTGCAAACAACCTGGTACTGGCGATTTACCGTCATATTACCAACCCTGAATGCCGTCAGTACATCTTGCGTCAAGCGTTTGAAGAAGCAATTCATACGCACGCTTACCAATACTGTATCGAGTCGCTAGGTATGGATGAAGGCGAAGTCTTCAACATGTACCGTGAAGTACCGTCAGTGGCACGTAAGGCAGCGTGGGGCCTGAAATATACTCAATCTTTAAGTGATCCTACTTTCAAAACTGGTACCCCTGAAAACGACCAAATCCTGCTTCGCAACCTGATCGCGTTCTATTGTGTACTTGAAGGTATCTTCTTCTACTGTGGTTTCAGCCAGATTCTGTCTATGGGCCGTCGTAACAAGATGAATGGTGTTGCTGAGCAGTTCCAGTACATCCTGCGTGATGAGTCAATGCACCTGAACTTCGGTATCGATATGATCAACCAGATCAAGATCGAAAATCCGGGGCTATGGACGACTGAATTCCAGGAAGAAATCATCCAGATGATTCTTGAAGGTACGATGCTGGAAATCGAATACGCACGTGACACCATGCCACGCGGTGTACTCGGCATGAATGCTGGCATGATGGAAGAATACCTGAAGTTCATTGCTAACCGTCGTCTGGCGCAGTTAGGCTTGCCTGAACAGTTCGCTGGTGTGAACAACCCGTTCCAGTGGATGTCAGAAATGATGGACTTGCGTAAAGAGAAGAATTTCTTCGAGACACGCGTAACGGATTACCAAACTGGTGGTGCGTTAAGCTGGTAA
- a CDS encoding IS3 family transposase (programmed frameshift), with amino-acid sequence MTKLKYTPEIREKAVQLLIESEKDYPSTWAAITAIAPKIGYTPETLRAWHQKHLDQQNPIKVQQISDQEKMKQMEREIKELKRANEILRKAAGFFRPGGARPPTQIMVDFIHNNKDRYGVDAICRILPIAASTYYRTLDLADNPEHRAKRDLHDEHHAEQIKRIWKESSGRYGVRKVWQQLKREGYIIARCTVARLMQKLGIQGVWRGKNKQTTRSQDDQKRADDLVKRNFNADHPDQLWVSDFTYIQTHSGWVYTAFIIDVFSRAIVGWKVSTRMNTDMVLDALEQALHDRGMPKNVIHHSDRGVQYLSIRYTNRLEAANLRASVGTTGDSYDNALAETVNGLYKTEVIEYLKADWQGLADVQLATLNWVDWFNKKRVHSALGYVSPFEFEAMYYDKINPLGQVA; translated from the exons ATGACAAAATTAAAATATACCCCTGAAATCAGAGAAAAAGCGGTTCAATTACTAATTGAATCTGAAAAAGATTATCCTTCTACTTGGGCTGCAATCACAGCAATTGCGCCTAAGATTGGTTATACTCCTGAAACACTTCGTGCCTGGCATCAAAAGCATTTAGATCAGCAAAATCCTATTAAAGTACAACAGATATCTGATCAAGAAAAAATGAAGCAAATGGAACGTGAAATTAAAGAATTAAAGCGTGCCAATGAAATTCTACGTAAAGCAGCCG GCTTTTTTCGCCCAGGCGGAGCTCGACCGCCCACACAAATAATGGTGGATTTCATCCATAACAATAAAGATCGATATGGTGTTGATGCGATTTGTAGGATTTTACCGATCGCAGCTTCAACCTATTACCGAACTTTAGATCTCGCGGACAATCCAGAACATCGAGCGAAACGAGATCTACATGATGAGCATCATGCTGAACAAATTAAACGAATTTGGAAAGAAAGTTCAGGTCGATATGGTGTGCGTAAGGTCTGGCAACAATTGAAACGTGAAGGCTATATTATTGCACGTTGTACAGTTGCTCGATTGATGCAGAAGCTAGGTATACAAGGTGTTTGGCGTGGTAAGAATAAACAAACCACCCGTAGCCAAGATGATCAAAAAAGAGCAGATGATTTAGTGAAACGTAATTTTAATGCTGATCATCCTGACCAACTGTGGGTGAGTGACTTTACGTATATTCAAACTCATTCAGGCTGGGTCTATACCGCCTTTATTATTGATGTGTTCTCACGAGCAATTGTTGGATGGAAAGTATCGACACGGATGAATACAGATATGGTGCTCGATGCATTAGAGCAAGCCTTGCACGATCGAGGCATGCCAAAGAATGTGATTCATCATTCCGATAGAGGTGTTCAATATCTTTCTATTCGCTATACCAATCGTTTAGAAGCAGCAAATTTACGAGCATCAGTCGGTACAACTGGTGATTCATACGATAATGCTCTGGCTGAAACGGTGAATGGCTTATACAAAACAGAGGTGATTGAATATTTAAAAGCAGATTGGCAAGGTTTAGCAGATGTACAACTTGCGACACTAAACTGGGTAGATTGGTTCAATAAAAAGCGTGTACACAGTGCACTGGGTTATGTATCGCCTTTTGAGTTTGAAGCAATGTACTATGATAAGATTAACCCGTTAGGTCAGGTGGCCTAA
- the actD gene encoding putative acinetoferrin export transporter ActD, with translation MQQNFKLLAWATLANGTCFSMILPLLAPLIRELGLTEVQGGVIVSAGAICMAIASILIARGEKIQTPYQLMNYGFWGMTITWAIFTAILYWGIQQTLPVMIVFALLVISRASTGGFMAMPQIGLQSYVMQHVTEEQQRSQKMAMYGAMNSLGMIVGPFLTSVLLFGGILLPMWIAVILLVIFSLIITMYFKHDEGKQNTILDQKQPVKIEHSFSLKPAIPWLILGFTTYMAIVTLNMTAGFYIQDHFHLSSQQSAIYFSQCMLIVGFSLVITQILIVKVLHLKLKALVLVGTFSMVIGLILSLSAIHIWMFQISYLFYGVGVASLLPAFTTGAAQSVTQAAQVKMASICTATQAIGLIVAPLLSTFLYQFGIHLPFYLLLILMVTVAVYLLIISYSNQNTMISNKVNS, from the coding sequence ATGCAACAAAATTTTAAATTATTGGCTTGGGCAACTCTAGCCAACGGTACTTGTTTTTCAATGATTTTACCTTTACTTGCCCCATTAATTCGTGAGCTTGGCTTAACAGAAGTACAGGGCGGAGTAATTGTTTCAGCGGGTGCAATTTGTATGGCGATTGCATCTATTCTGATTGCCAGAGGGGAAAAAATACAGACTCCTTATCAATTAATGAATTATGGTTTCTGGGGCATGACCATTACTTGGGCTATATTTACAGCGATTCTTTATTGGGGAATACAACAAACATTACCCGTAATGATAGTTTTTGCTTTGTTGGTGATTAGTCGAGCAAGTACTGGTGGTTTTATGGCTATGCCACAAATAGGTCTACAAAGTTATGTCATGCAACATGTCACAGAGGAACAACAACGCAGTCAAAAAATGGCAATGTATGGTGCGATGAATAGTTTAGGTATGATCGTCGGCCCATTTCTAACTTCAGTGTTATTGTTCGGTGGAATTTTATTGCCAATGTGGATTGCAGTTATTTTATTGGTGATTTTTAGTTTGATTATCACAATGTATTTTAAACATGATGAGGGTAAACAAAACACAATATTGGATCAAAAACAGCCTGTAAAAATAGAGCATTCATTTTCATTAAAACCAGCTATTCCTTGGCTTATTTTAGGATTTACTACCTATATGGCTATCGTGACGCTCAATATGACGGCAGGTTTTTATATTCAAGACCATTTTCATTTAAGCTCACAACAAAGTGCGATTTATTTTTCCCAATGTATGCTCATTGTTGGTTTTAGCTTAGTGATTACTCAGATCCTGATTGTAAAAGTACTTCATTTAAAACTGAAAGCTTTGGTATTGGTGGGTACGTTTAGCATGGTTATTGGACTCATCCTATCTTTAAGTGCAATCCATATTTGGATGTTTCAAATAAGTTATTTATTTTATGGGGTCGGAGTGGCAAGCCTTTTGCCTGCATTTACCACAGGGGCGGCTCAATCTGTTACGCAAGCTGCTCAAGTCAAAATGGCAAGTATTTGTACAGCTACTCAAGCGATTGGTCTCATTGTGGCGCCTTTACTGAGCACTTTTCTATATCAGTTCGGCATTCACTTACCTTTTTATTTACTCTTAATATTGATGGTCACAGTGGCGGTCTACTTGTTGATCATATCCTATTCAAATCAGAATACGATGATAAGCAATAAGGTTAACTCCTAA
- a CDS encoding TonB-dependent receptor yields MKVHTLSTTLTLLSLAVSAQLYAQTTEIDTTIQNNVAAEVQKPTQLAPIVVTATRSAQSIAEIAGTVYSISQEDIAKQAAAGKSTADILGLLVPSLTPSSGTTSNYGMTMRGRTVQYMIDGVPQTGSRDSSRQLNSISPDMIERVEVVSGASSIYGAGATGGIINIITKRGSGDGVNFETKLGVTSGDNFKSDALAYEAFQSASFNQGDWSGFLGASYTKRGEIQDSHGNRIGPEIAQTDRQDTETVDVSGRLSWQFADKQKLSVGAQYYNDEQDSEYGADYGHLSGYNVANLLFPTAVSPSLKSVKGLQLDTQPRTKRYVINTQYENQDILGQKLNAEAFYRNEKGRWFPTVSPLGHGTLNFGLAQLYPNYADPRSPDFLKAVRLGYAVLQSESEIDVWGLRTALQKDFEISNRKLGLTYGLDYENENDKASARRFNFDQFYASNGLNFEPDKTYQFGPDTEIKKLGVFLQGNYEISERLNVQAGIRHERIDSKVSDSTPYRESIPADILTNDLNYPYDAKTLVGGKVKHNATLFNLGTVYHLNDTQQVFANFSQGFSIPDVQRMLRDVPANFAVNSNNIDPIKVNNYELGWRLQGDSGLNTSVTAFYNTSDKVVRFNSAPAYNIDIVDTDERIYGAEANVNYPLTDSMSLGGTIAYTRGQFKNSDGKWQELDGTRIAPLKGMIYSDWQFNDGFGLRVQALAVGGTDKAREDMRAYKAIDEKNRKDLKLPSEIKGYAVMDVIANAKAGSGTLGFGVYNVWNTEYKTVFSQVAQSVYGAMSSLPAQGRTYGLSYTLKY; encoded by the coding sequence ATGAAAGTTCATACACTTTCGACAACACTAACACTTCTAAGCTTGGCAGTAAGTGCCCAGCTTTATGCTCAAACAACTGAGATCGATACCACGATTCAAAATAATGTTGCAGCAGAAGTCCAAAAACCAACACAACTTGCGCCAATTGTTGTAACAGCAACTCGTTCAGCACAAAGTATCGCTGAAATTGCAGGGACTGTTTACAGTATTAGCCAAGAAGATATTGCCAAACAAGCTGCTGCTGGGAAAAGTACCGCCGATATTTTAGGTTTGTTAGTTCCATCTTTAACTCCAAGTTCAGGTACGACCAGTAACTATGGTATGACCATGCGTGGTCGTACTGTGCAATATATGATTGATGGTGTTCCTCAAACAGGATCACGTGATAGTTCACGTCAGCTAAATAGTATTAGCCCAGACATGATTGAACGAGTTGAAGTTGTATCTGGTGCAAGCAGTATCTATGGTGCTGGTGCTACTGGGGGGATTATCAACATTATCACCAAAAGAGGTTCGGGTGATGGTGTAAACTTTGAAACCAAACTCGGTGTGACTTCTGGTGATAATTTTAAAAGTGATGCTTTAGCTTATGAAGCGTTTCAGTCTGCATCATTTAATCAAGGTGATTGGAGTGGTTTTTTAGGAGCAAGCTATACCAAACGTGGTGAAATCCAAGACAGTCATGGTAATCGCATTGGACCAGAAATTGCACAAACGGATCGCCAAGATACAGAAACGGTTGATGTGAGTGGTCGTTTGAGCTGGCAGTTTGCAGACAAACAAAAACTAAGTGTTGGTGCGCAATACTATAATGATGAGCAGGATAGTGAATATGGTGCGGACTATGGTCATCTTTCTGGTTATAATGTTGCGAACCTGTTATTTCCAACAGCAGTTTCACCAAGTTTAAAGTCTGTAAAAGGTTTACAATTAGACACTCAACCTAGAACAAAGCGTTATGTAATTAATACGCAATATGAAAACCAAGATATATTGGGACAGAAGTTGAATGCTGAAGCTTTTTATCGTAATGAAAAAGGACGTTGGTTTCCAACTGTCTCTCCTCTGGGGCATGGAACTTTAAATTTTGGACTAGCACAACTTTATCCAAATTATGCTGATCCACGTTCACCTGATTTTTTGAAAGCTGTCCGTTTAGGATATGCTGTTTTACAGTCGGAATCAGAAATTGATGTATGGGGTTTACGTACAGCATTACAAAAAGATTTTGAAATTTCGAATCGTAAGTTGGGTTTAACTTATGGTTTAGATTATGAAAATGAAAATGATAAAGCTTCTGCTCGTCGATTTAATTTTGATCAGTTTTATGCAAGTAATGGTCTGAATTTTGAGCCTGATAAAACATATCAATTTGGACCAGACACAGAAATTAAAAAATTAGGTGTATTTTTACAAGGTAATTATGAAATATCAGAGCGTTTAAATGTCCAAGCTGGTATTCGCCATGAAAGGATAGATAGTAAAGTTTCTGATTCAACGCCATATCGTGAGTCTATTCCTGCTGATATTTTAACAAATGATCTAAATTATCCTTATGATGCTAAAACTTTAGTAGGTGGTAAAGTTAAACATAATGCGACATTATTTAACTTAGGTACCGTATATCATTTGAACGATACTCAACAAGTTTTTGCAAATTTCTCACAGGGTTTTAGTATTCCCGATGTACAGCGTATGCTTCGAGATGTACCAGCTAATTTTGCTGTGAATAGTAATAATATTGATCCGATCAAGGTCAATAACTATGAATTAGGTTGGCGTTTACAAGGTGATAGTGGTCTAAATACAAGTGTAACTGCTTTTTATAATACTTCAGATAAAGTCGTACGTTTTAATAGTGCTCCTGCTTATAACATAGACATTGTTGATACGGATGAACGTATTTATGGTGCTGAAGCAAATGTTAATTACCCACTAACTGATAGTATGTCATTAGGGGGAACGATTGCATATACAAGAGGGCAATTTAAAAACTCTGACGGAAAATGGCAAGAATTAGATGGCACACGGATTGCTCCATTAAAGGGAATGATATATTCGGATTGGCAATTTAATGATGGTTTCGGTCTTAGAGTTCAGGCTTTAGCTGTGGGTGGGACTGATAAAGCACGTGAAGATATGCGTGCTTACAAAGCAATCGATGAAAAAAATCGTAAAGATCTGAAACTACCAAGTGAAATTAAAGGTTATGCTGTCATGGATGTAATTGCCAATGCTAAAGCCGGTTCAGGTACATTAGGTTTTGGTGTATATAACGTTTGGAATACTGAATACAAGACAGTATTTAGTCAAGTTGCACAATCTGTATACGGTGCTATGTCTAGCTTACCAGCTCAAGGTCGTACATACGGTCTAAGCTATACACTTAAATACTAA
- the actC gene encoding putative ferric acinetoferrin MFS transporter permease subunit ActC: protein MNQNSLNIQKVSALSLSVVVVLYLAHALPLYFYNVALPAILRHQGVDLRWIGMLSLLYIPWAFKFFWAPLIDRFYLKKLGKRKTWLLFTQIALVLGVVALALTQFDYGLGVFVIVGLWISTFAATQDIAIDGYTVETFSESEYRLGSMAQSIGVALGSMVGGAATLWLYQLYGWQTALISLAAMTALTMLAIFQIKEKSSTEKISKQPPSLIRAFKRPEMLWALALIVCYRFVEAPAMAMLNPMLIDQKWSLAEIGVLMSVIGAGIGLLAAVSAAFLLKKIAATQLLIWAGWARTLIYALLGAAVLLSWFDQWHRLLGVFVVVILAIRYIAMTALYAHFMQTSSKDQAGTDFTILVCFELLVYFIGGAMSGFLAKAFGYGNFYLILAAASILSVLLSQVLISKAKQSKQLI, encoded by the coding sequence ATGAATCAAAATTCATTAAATATTCAGAAAGTCTCAGCCTTGAGCCTGAGTGTCGTGGTGGTTTTATATCTCGCGCATGCCTTACCACTATATTTTTATAACGTCGCATTACCTGCGATTCTGCGCCATCAAGGTGTAGATTTACGATGGATTGGCATGTTGTCGCTACTTTATATTCCTTGGGCATTCAAATTCTTTTGGGCGCCTTTAATTGATCGTTTCTACTTAAAAAAACTAGGAAAGCGTAAGACTTGGTTGCTATTTACACAAATTGCACTGGTGCTAGGTGTTGTTGCTTTGGCATTAACACAGTTTGATTATGGCCTCGGTGTATTTGTCATTGTTGGTTTATGGATTTCAACTTTTGCAGCAACTCAAGATATTGCCATTGATGGCTATACCGTCGAAACCTTTTCAGAGTCTGAATATCGCTTAGGAAGCATGGCACAAAGCATCGGCGTTGCGCTCGGTAGTATGGTGGGTGGAGCAGCAACTTTATGGCTTTACCAGCTTTATGGCTGGCAAACTGCATTGATTTCCTTAGCCGCTATGACGGCACTGACCATGTTGGCTATTTTCCAAATTAAAGAAAAATCAAGTACAGAGAAAATCTCAAAACAGCCGCCAAGTTTGATCCGTGCATTTAAACGTCCAGAAATGTTATGGGCTTTAGCTTTGATCGTGTGTTATCGCTTCGTTGAAGCACCTGCAATGGCAATGCTGAATCCGATGCTAATTGATCAAAAGTGGTCTTTGGCAGAGATTGGAGTGTTGATGTCTGTGATCGGTGCGGGTATTGGATTATTAGCCGCTGTTTCAGCTGCATTTTTATTAAAAAAAATAGCCGCAACACAATTACTGATCTGGGCAGGCTGGGCACGTACTTTGATTTATGCCTTGTTGGGTGCAGCTGTTCTACTCAGTTGGTTTGATCAATGGCACAGATTACTTGGTGTATTTGTAGTTGTCATTCTTGCAATTCGTTATATCGCGATGACGGCGTTATATGCACATTTCATGCAGACCAGCTCTAAAGATCAAGCAGGAACGGATTTTACGATTTTGGTCTGTTTTGAATTATTGGTTTATTTCATTGGTGGTGCGATGTCAGGTTTCTTAGCTAAAGCGTTTGGCTATGGAAATTTTTATTTAATTCTCGCCGCTGCATCCATTTTAAGCGTTTTACTCAGTCAAGTTTTGATTTCTAAAGCAAAACAATCGAAACAACTTATCTAG